TCATGACAAGGCAGTGTCTTTCGCGTAGAATTGATAATATGGGCACCCTGCGGAATGAACTTGCAGCATGGGAAGTTCGCCGAAATTCTGAGACGGCAAAAATTAATTGGCATTTCAGAACTAAGGATTCACGCAAGAGATTGATATCCTTGTATCCTAAGTTTGGGCCAACCCTATAGCGTAGAATTAGCGGAAAATAGTATGCGTGAATATCAATGATACAGTACACTAGGCGCGGCCACGTCGGAATCAATAAGCCGTTGTTTTTATAGGACGTTGCCAAGTCAATGAAATATCCTTATATTTCCAAATGTGCACACCAAGACAGCGGCGGGTTTCCCCCGCCGCTGTCTTGGTGTGTGTTGCGTCGCGATCAGCCGGCGTGAAAGCCGGTTACAAAGCAGCCGTATTTGTGCAGAAAGTCTCGACGGGCCTCTTCGGTGGAGAGCCGGTCTGGATCGCTTGCCAGTAGGGCGGCGTGGTCCTCCAGCAGGGAAAGCAGTTTCGCGGAGCAGTCACAGTCATAGAGGCAGGCGTCGCGCAGCACTTCCAGACTGTGGACGGCGTAGGGCGGGATGTGCACAATGGTGTCCGGGCCCGCCACAAAGCTCTCGTCAAGGATCGTGAACCGGATCTCGCCGGTTTCGATGTAGTAGAGCTCCCAGTCGCCGTACGGGATGTCCCAGTCAATGCGCACGCCTTGCCGCAGCGACGCGTGCCAGATCTCCTTGAGCTGCCCGCACTCCCAGCGGCCGACCTTTTGGCGGAGTTCAACGCCGTCAAAGGAGAAGGCGGAGAGTGCAAACGACGGCGTGCGGATCTCGGGCAGGTTCTCCTTGGGAACGTTCGTGACGACTGGGGGGAACCGTTCGATGTTTTTGGCGCCGCCCAGATAGCGGCGGCGAAAATCCGGCTCGTAGTACAGCCCCGGGTAACGGCTCTTGATCAGGTTCTTGTTGAGGGTGCTCTGGGCCATGTTGATGGACTGAAAGAGCTCGCGCCAGACAGTTCCCTCTTCGAGGAAGACAAAGCCGTGGGGTACGCCCGGCATCAGGTGGAGCATGTCCCCCGCCGAGGCGATGCAGCGTTTGCCGCGGACAGTCACCTCCACCGAACCCTTGACGATGAAAAAGGTCTCGCAGCCCTGTTCATGCTCGTGGTAGGGGGTGTTGTCCCCCCGATGGTAGACGGTATCGCTCATCTCGTTCTTTTCATACGGCCCCACGGGCAGTGTGAACTGGCGGACGCATTCGGTGCCGTCGTCCAGCTCAAACAGCCAGTCCCGCTTGTCGTAGGCGCGGATCAAATACTTGTGTTTCATCGGCTTCACCATGACCAGTCGCGGATGTTGTAGTCGAGGCTGGCGTGCGCCTCGACATTTTTCAGGTCTTTGTGTGCCGCCAGACCGCGGATGGCCGCATACAGCGGGGCGATGACGGCCTCCTCGTCCATGATCCGTACGATGTCGCGGCAGGCCTGCAGACGGGCTGCCTCGTCGGTGCTGTAGCGGTTTGTGTCGAAGGCCTCGTTGAGCGCCGGGATGTCCACGCCGCAGAAGTTCTGCCCTTCGCCTCCGCGATAGAGCGGATAGAGGTCGTCAAAGTCCATGATGCCCAACGTAGAGGAGATGAGGTTGATCTCAAAGTTGGCGGCGCGCCAGACGTCGCTGGACCAGGCGGAGCTCTCCAGCTTTTCCACCCGCACGCGGATCCCAGCTTCGCCGAGCTGTGCCTGAATGACCTCGACAGGCTTGTAATAGCGCTCGGTCTCGCGCGTCTGGAAGAGTAAGTCGAACCCGTCCGCGTAGCCGGCCTCGGCCAGCAGACGCCGGGAGAGTTCCGGGTCGTACTGGCGCCCGACATAGTCGGGATCGCTGCCCGGCAAAAAGTTCGGATACATGGAGTTGATGATCTCCCCGGCGCCTTCCATCGCACCGAGCAGCACGGCTTCCCGGTCGATGGCGTGGACCACGGCCTCGCGCAGACGTTTGTCCGCAAAAATGCCGTTGAAATTGAAAAAGGCCCAGGTGGTGGTCGCGGAGCCGACTTCGTGGTACTGGAGATTTGGATGGGCCCGCAGGTTCTTGACGTCGGTCTGCAGCGGGGTGGAGAGCACGTCGATCTCGCCTTTCTCCAGCGCCAGGGCCGCGATGCTGCTGTCGGTGTAAACCTTGAAGGTCAGGTTCCGGATGGGTGCCGAACCGCCGAAATAGTCCGGAAAGGCCTCAAGTTGAATCTTATTGCCGGTTTTCCATTCGATAAACCGGTAGGCGCCGGTGCCGATGGGATTGCGCAGGAAATGATCCGGATCGGCCTCATAGAGAGACTGGGGGAACACCACCATGTACTCGGTGGAGACGCACTCCAAACCGGGGCCGTAGTGGTCCTTGAAATAGAGCACCACATGGCGGTCGTCTTCTTTTTCCATGCGATCCATTGCGGAGGTGGAGCAGTCGGCGTGCCCGGCTTGGATGACGGTATTGTAAGAAAATACCACGTCGTCTGCGGTCATCGTCTCGCCGTTGTGGAAGACGACGTCGTCGCGGAGCGTGAAACGGATGTCCTTGCCGTCGTTGACGTATTCCCAAGACTCGGCCAGGGAGGGTGTGTAGGAGCCGTCCGCCTGGCGGACGATCAGTGTGTCGAAGATCTGGCGAGAGACGAAGCTTACGACGGTATTGGCCGCGAAGCCGGCGCAGAGCAGTTCGGGGTCGGACTCAAGGGAGACAGTGAGGGAGTCCCGGGCGCCGGCGTTGGGCGATGGGGTGTTGACGGGACTGCAGGCGCACAGGAGCAGTATCGGTGCGAGCAGCAGTGCCCACAGTCTGCGGAGCTGTTTCATAAAGTTCCTCCTCCAAATAACGTGAATGGTTGTTTGACACTTGAACTATCTATCTATATCAACCGCCGGCCGGGCCGGGCGGGGGCGTGTCCGGGAGGCAGGCGACAAGGTGATCTTCCCCCCGCTGTGTCAGGGCGACGTCCTCCCCCAGGCACGCCGCGCGCGCGTACCGGCAGCGGGCGTGGAAGCGGCAGCCGGGGAGCAGGCCGATGGGGCTGCTCACCTCGCCGGGGAGAATCTCCGCCGTCTGCCCGCGCCGGGTCAAGTCGGGGACGGGGATGGCCCCGAGCAACGCGCGGGTGTAGGGGTGCAGAGGGCGCCTAAACAGTTCGTCGGCGTGTGCCCTCTCGACGCAGGTCCCGAGATACATCACGGCTATCTCGTTCGAAATGTGTTTGACCACACTGAGGTCGTGCGTGATGAAGAGATAGGCGAGACCAAGCCGGTCCTGCAGATCCATCAGCAAGTTGAGAATCTGGGCCTTGATAGAGACGTCCAAGGCTGAGACCGGTTCGTCGCAGACGAGGAAACGGGGTTTCAGCACCAGCGCCCGCGCGATGCCGATGCGCTGCCGCCGTCCGCCGTCCAGCTCATGGGGATAGCTGTTGACCAGCCGATCCGCCAGTCCCACAAGGTCCATCATACGAAAGATTTCCGCCCGCAGGTCGCTCCGGCTGCGGCAGATCCGATTCACGATCAGAGGTTCCGCAATGATCTCGCCGACGGTCAGGCGGGGGTTCAAAGAGGCGTACGGATCTTGGAAAATGATCTGAGCCTGGCGGCGGAAGCGGTTCATCGCCCGGGGGTTCATCGCGAGGACGTCCTCGCCGTCAAAGAGAACTTCGCCGCTTGTGGCCGGCAGCAGACGCAGCATCAGACGGCCCAGTGTGGATTTGCCGCAGCCGGACTCGCCCACAACGCCCAGCGTGGTCCCAGCGCGCAGGGAGAGAGTGACGCCGTCCACGGCGTGAAGCGGGCCGGCGGGGGTATGAAACACCTTGCGCAGATTGCGGGCCTCGACCAGCATACTCATGCGGATACGCCCCCTTCGGTCCACAGATGGCACCGGACGTGGTGGGTTCCCCGCGCTGTATCAGGCGGCGGCGTCTGCCGGCAATGCGCCAGACAGCGGGGACACCGAGGGTGGAATTTACAGCCCGCCGGCAACCGGGCGGGGTCCGGCATGAGTCCATCGATGGGGCGCAGGCGTGCGGCGTCCGACGCCAGATGGGGGAGTGAGCTGAACAGCCCCTCGGTATAAGGGTGGTGCGGCCCGTCGCCGAACACATCAAAGACGGTGCCGGTTTCCACAATCTCCCCGGCATACATCACCGCCACGCAGTCACAGGTTTGGGCGACGACGCCCAGGTCGTGGGTGATCATCAGCAGGGCGGTGCCCAGCTGTTCCCGGAGGCGCCGCATCATGGCCAGCACCTGCGCCTGGATCGTGACGTCCAGAGCGGTCGTCGGCTCGTCGGCGATGAGGAGCTCCGGCTCGCAAGCCAGCGAGATAGCAATGACCACGCGTTGTTTCATCCCGCCCGAGAACTGGTGCGGATATTCGTGCTTGCGGTTTGCCGGAATGCCCACCATCCCGAGCATCTCGTCCACACGGGCGGACGTCTGGGCCCGGCCCTTGGGGGCGTGCAATTCCAAAATCTCCGCCACCTGTTCTCCCACCGTCATGACGGGGTTGAGGCTGGTCATCGGATCTTGAAAAATCATGGAGATTCTGTTGCCTCGGTAACCGAGCATCGCGGATGATCGCTTGGTGAGCAGGTCGCTCCCGTCGAAGAGGACGCGGCCGCCTGTCACTTGTCCGGTGCCGGCGGGCAGCAGACGAAGGATGCTGAGTGCGGTCGTTGTCTTGCCCGCGCCGGTCTCGCCCACGAGACCCAGGGTTTGCCCGCGCCGCAAGCTGAGGGTGACACCGTTTACCGCGTGGACGACGGCCTCATCCGTCCGATAACGAACCCACAGGTCCTCAATGCGCAGCAGCTCGTCTGTCATCATCTGTCCTCCTCCCATAAATATACCAATAAATGACAATTTGTAGAATTCAACATGAATCGCCGATCGACGGCGGGTGAGGCTTTTGATACTTAAACCGGACGTTCTCCCGTGTGATCAGCTCTTCAATTTGGGGTCCAATGCGTCCCGCAGGCCGTCGCCGATCAGGTTCAGCGACATGGCGGCGCTGATGATGGCGACGCCGGGGATCAGCACCAGGTGAGGAAAGTCGCGGAAAAAGTTTTTTCCCTCGCTCAGCATGGCGCCCCACTCCGGCATGGGGGACTCGATGCCGAGCCCGATGTAACTGAGACCGGAGATGGCAAGGATAGTCTGGGCCAGGTGGAGCGTCGCCTGTACGATGATGGGCCCCACGGCGTTGGGCAGCACATGGCGCAGGAAGATGCGGCGGTTTTTGGTACCGCAGGCCCGGGCCGCCTCGATGAATTCCTGTTCCTTTACCGGCATGATGGAGGCGCGGAAGATCCGGGCGAACCCCGGCACGACGCCGGCGACACAGGCGACGGCCAGGTTGACGAGTCCCGAGCCCAGGGACGCGACGATACAGATGGCGAGCAAGTTGAAAGGGACGGCATAGAAAATATCGACGACGCGCATCAGCAAATTGTCGAAGCGCCCTCCATAGAAGGCGGCGGCGCCGCCGATCGCGGCACCGAGGACGGTGGAGACCGAGATGACGAGTAGGCTCATGGACAGAGAGATGCGCGCGCCGTAGACGATGCGGGCAAAGATATCCCGCCCGTACTGGTCGGTGCCGAACCAGTGCCCGGGGCCGGGGCCCTGCAGCCGCTCGGACATGTTCTGTGCGACGGCGTCGCGGGCATAGTCCAGGAACAGATCGGCCGAGGCGGCCACGGCCAGCAGGATGAGCAGGACGGCGAGTCCAAACATGGCCATCCGGTTCTTTCGGAACCGCAGGGCCACGGCCGCCAGACGGCTGCGCTTTTTGACAGTCACCGTGAGATTGTGTGTCAACGCGCTCCTCTCCTTCCTCCCACCGGCCTCACATACTGCGACTTCAGCCGAGGGTCGATGTAGACGTACAGCACATCCACCAGCAGGTTGATAAGCCCCCCGATCAGAGCGATGAACGATACCTCCGCCATCACCATCGGGATGTCTTTTTGCCGCACGGAGATCACGGCGAGGGTGCCGAGACCCGGCAGGGCAAACACGCTCTCGATGATCATGGTGCCGCCGAGCAGAGCGCTGAAGTTCAACCCGATGATGGTGACGATGGGCATCAGGGCGTTGCGCAGCGCGTGGCGCATGATGACGGTTTTCTCCGGCGCGCCTTTGGCCCGGGCCATTTTGATGTAGTCCGCCCGGATCACCTCCAGCATGTTGGAGCGGGTCGTCCGGATCAGAGAGGCGATCTGAGAGGCGGACAGCGTGATCCACGGCAGAATGAATCCGGAGAAGGAGGCCCCGCCGGTGGCGGGCAGCCAGCCCAGCGTCAGAGCAAACACGAGGATCAGTACCGTGCCAAGCCAGAACCCCGGCATCGAGGTGAGGATCAACGCGCCCGCCAGTGTGACGCTGTCGACCAAGGAATACTGCTTTACCGCCGACAACACACCGATGGGCAGGCCAACGAGGATTGTCAGCACGATAGCGCCCACGGCCAGGGTGAGGGTGGTGGGCAGGCGCGCCATAATCTCGTCAAACACCGGCAATTTGGTGCGATAAGAGACCCCAAAATCCCCCCGGAGCGCGTCGGTGAGAAAGTCCGCATACCGGACGAAGAAGGGGCGGTTCAATCCCATCTGTTCCCGTAGCGCGTCGATGCTCTCTTGCGGCGCACGATCTCCGAGTAAAATGGTCGCTGGGTCGCCGGGAGAGAACTCCAAAATCGCAAAGATGAGGAGCGAGATGCCGAGGATGACCGGAATCATCAGGGCCATCCGTTTGAGGACGTATCGGGTCATGTTACACCTCCCAAAACACCGCCTCGCCCGACGGCAGGATAGGAAAAAAAGGTGGGGAAATATTTTCCTAGTAAAATAATATGATATTGTTTTGAAATTTAGTATAGCGGAGCGCCGAGCATTTGTCAATAGAAATTTCTGTTTATATTGGGAGGCATGTTCTCCCATATACAGCATGATATATGGTACATATATACTATATTGTGCATGCCATACGGGGAGCGGCGGTGTGTCGGCGGCCCTGTATCGACACATGAAAAAATGCAAAAACCTGAAGGTTCCCTCTTGACAAACGGCCGATTGAATGGTAGGATAGTAGACATAATGCATAGTTTGCATATACACTAAATATATTTTGAGAAACAAGAGAGGGGAAGTTCTGTATGAAAACGATCAAATTGAGGACACTCACGCGGTTCCTGGCGGTGGTGTGCGTGCTGCTTCTGCTGGCGGCCTGTCAGTCCAAAGCGGAGCCCGTGCGAATCGTAGTGGGGGCGACGCCGGTGCCCCACGCGGAGATCTTGGAGGCCGCCAAAGAGATTCTGGCCGAGCAGGGCTATACACTGGAGATCCGCGAGTTCACCGACTATGTGCAGCCGAATCTCGCGCTGGAGAGCGGCGACCTAGATGCAAATTATTTCCAGCATCGCCCCTACTTGACCGACTTTAACGCCAACAACGAGACAAATCTGGTGGACATCGGCGACATTCACTACGAGCCGCTGGGGCTCTATCCCGGCCGGACGACCTCGTTGGACGCGCTCCCGGACGGCGCGCAGGTGGCTGTCCCCAACGACACGACGAACGAGGCGCGCGCGCTGCTGCTGCTGGAAGCGCAGGGGTTGCTCACGGTCGACGGGAGCGCAGGGCTGGAGGCCACGATTCAGGACATCATCGACAACCCGAAAAATCTGACCATTGTGGAACTTGAGGCCGCCCAGATTCCCCGTTCCCTGCCGGATGTGGACGTGGCTGTTATCAACGGCAACTACGCGCTGGAGGCTGGTCTCAACGCCGCGGCCGACGCGCTGGCCATCGAGGCCAGCGATTCTCTCGCCGCAGACACCTTTGCCAACGTGATCGTGGTTCGCGCGGGCGATGAGAACCGGGCCGAGTTGAAGGCGCTGGTGACAGCCCTGCAGAGCGACGCGCTGCGCGATTTCATCGACGCCACCTACCAAGGTGCCGTCGTCCCCAAAGGTTGACGCTGACGCAAAAACAATCTCGTCACAAACAAGACCCCGGTCCGGGCACAGCCCAGGCCGGGGTCTTGTTTGTGAAAATTAACAATAATTGGGAACTCCCATCACCGCTTGTCCGTCAGCTTGGCCACTTTGGCGCCGAATTCCTGGAAGATCTGCACGATCACCACCAGCACCGCCACCGTGATCAGCATTGTGTCCCGCTGATAGCGGTAGTAGCCGTAACGGATCGCGATGTCGCCCAGTCCGCCGCCGCCCACGATGCCCGCCATGGCGGAGTAACCGAGTATGGTGGTCAGCGCGATGGCCGCGCCGAGCAGCAGCGATGGCCGCGCCTCGGGCAGCAGCACCTTCCCGATGATCTGCGACGGGGAGGCGCCCATTGACTTCGCGGCCTCCACCGCCCCTTTGTCCACCTCGCCCAAAGACGACTCCACGAGCCGGGCGATGAAGGGCGCCGCCCCCAGCACCAGGGGGACGATCGTGGCGGTAGAACCGATGGTCGTGCCGATGACAAGCCGCGTGAAGGGCAGTACGGCGATCAGCAAAATGAGAAAGGGAATCGAACGCGCCAGGTTGACAAACAGACCCAGCCCGCTGTGGAAGACGCGCAGCGGGTGCAGACCGTCTCGACCGGTGACCACCAGCAAAATGCCCAGTGGCAGACCCAGCAGATAGGCCAGAGCGGTGGAGACGAGAGTCATGTACAATGTCTCCCAAAGCCCCCGGGCCAGCATGACAAGCACATCAGACACGGGCCAGCACCTCCTCGGGGGTCAGGCCCCGTTCGGCCAGCAGGCGAAGCAGGCGCGCGGCGGCCCCACCGTCGGAGTGGACCAACGCGCGGGCGGCCTCGGTACGCGGGGCGCGAAAGACTTCTCGCACTGGCCCGACTTCCACCACGCGGCTCTCGTCCAAGATGGCCACGCGGTGGCAGAGCGTCTGCACCACCGGCATCTCATGAGTGATGACCAAGATTGTGAGACCGAGGCGCCGGTTGATGTCTTCCAAGAGGGAAAGGATGTCCTGCGTGGTGCCGGGGTCCAGCGCGCTGGTCGCCTCGTCGCAGATGAGAAGACGGGGTTTCGTGGCCAGGGCGCGGGCGATGGCCACGCGCTGACGCTGCCCGCCGGAAAGCTGCGCGGGATAGCTGTCGGCCTTTTGCGTGAGACCTACCAGCGCGAGCAGCTCGTCCGCCCGGGCGCGGGCTTCCGCCCGATTCCGACCCGCAATCTCCAGCGGAAAGCGGACGTTGGCGCGCACACTACGCTGCATGAGCAAATTGAACTGCTGAAAAATCATCCCGATCGACTGCCGGACCTCATAGAGCTGCCGGCGGGTCAACGCAGAGAGAGAACGCCCTTCAAACAACACCTCGCCGGCGGTGGGGTGCTCCAAAAAATTGACGCACCGCGCCAGTGTACTCTTCCCCGCGCCGCTCTTTCCAATGATGCCGAAGATCTCCCCGGCACGGACGTCCAAGTCGACCTGATCCAGTGCCAGCAGGCCGTCCGGGTAGCGTTTGCACAGCCCGCGGATCTGTAAAATTGCCTCGGACACGGTCCTCTCCCCCTTATCTGCTCTTCTTTTCCTCTTCGGCGGCGAGCGTCAGTTGTTTCTTGGAGACCTCGACGGCCTGCGGCGCCGCCGAAATGCGATAGTGCAGGACACCGTCCCAGATGGTCATCTCGTAAATCGCATATAGCCCAGTGAGCGTCTCTTGCAGGACCTCTCGCAGATCCGTTCCATCGAAGCGGAGGCTGAAGATGCGGTCGGACGTGTTGTAAAAGAGCCGGTTCCCGTGCCGGGCGAGATAGGGCGTCCGACCCCAGAAGGCGCCGGTTTCTCGGGCGTTCCAGCGCGCCGAAATCGTGCGGACGACTTCGGACGCGCCGGTGCGAAAGTCGTATGCCCTGAGGGTGTGTAGCTGGCCGTTCGAATTGGGGATATAGTACCACTTGCCGGCCTCATAGAGGATCTCCGTCGTGACATCGACCCAGAAGGCGTTTACATACGCCGTGCTGACGGCTTTGGGTGCGTCCGGGGACCAGCCGGTGTGGCGGTGGGCGGTGTCGCTGATCACACTGTCCGGGATCAGCAGATACTCGTGCTGAACGCGTCCGAGCATGTCGGAAAACTGCGCGTCGCGCGCGACGATCGGGTCGTTCCAGGTCACGTCTACATGGTACCAGGCGCCGGCGAGCCGAACCATGTTCCACGTGTGGTTCATCTTGAGACTGGAGACGCTCCGCCACGCGATACCGAGACGGTCCATCAGCAGCCCGAAGGCGAGACTGTATCCCTCGCAGACCGCCGTCCGGTTCACAAGCGCATCGTAGGCGCTGCGGGCGGTCTGGGTCAGATCGTAGGCGATGTGACTTACCAGGTAGTCGTTGACGGCCAAAATCTTTTCGGCCGGCGAAACATGTTGCGGCACGGCCGCAAGGGCCTCGGCGACAGCCCGGGCAAACACCGGCCGGCGCGCTTCGATCACCTGTTTGGAAGCCGTGTAAGTGGGCCCAAGAGAGAAGATATATCCGTCCCTGTACCGATAGCTGTAGCCGCCGCTCACGTAAAACAACTCCGGATGGGTGTTCAGGACGCCCTCAAAGAGGGCGCCGATGCCGGAGAGGGGGATCCGAAACGAGGACAGATCGATGTTTTCCTCGATGGCCTCAAAACCGGCCAGCAGCGCCTCTTCCGCCGTCGCCGCCGGCCGGCGCGCCGCCGCCAGAGACGGCGAAGCGAAGTGGAGGGTCAGAAACAGACAAAGACAGAGCAAACGGGCGAGGCGACGTTTGTGGGGCAAAACGGGAGCCTCCTCTCTTCTGGACGACCGGATGGGCGCCTTCAATCTCTAAATACGTGACATGGATGCCGCGGCGATAGTTTACCATAAAATCGTGCCGGTGTAAACAGTGGCATATGGGCGCCGCGTTTTTCACTATTATACATGAAAACTGTTTCTTTTTTTCCATTTACTTTGTGCGGAGCAGACCAGTATAATGAAACAAAGACCCAGTGTAGATACATGTTATTGTCAGGGAAGGAGAAATTTGGATATGTTTAGGAAGCGGCAAGGATGGAAACGGTGGTTGGCGTTGGTGCTGGTGACAGCTACAATGGGCTCCTTTTTCGCGGGGGTAACGCCGGCACGCGCGGCGCCTGATCTGGAAGTATACGGGATGACCACGGAGTATATGAAGGATCCGATTGGTCTGGGGCGGCAGGATCTGGTGTTTTCCTGGAAACTCCGCAAGGGGGATGAGAGAGGTGTGCGGCAGGCCACATACCAGATCCTGGTGTCCGATGGAGACGAGATGCTCTGGGACAGCGGTGTCGTGACGTCCGACTGCGCCAGCGGCGTTCTCTACGGCGGGGGTGCGCTGGCGGCCGGGCAGGCGTACCACTGGCGCGTCACGGTCACGGACAACCGGGGTGCCTCGGCGTCGGACGAGGCAACGTTTGGCATGGGATTGTTCACGGAAGCGGACTGGAACGGCGCGCAGTGGATCAGCAGCACGGGCGGGACGAGCACCGGCGGCGGTGCGGATCCCGAACGCTACACGGTGGAGGCCGATTTCACGTTGGAGACGGGCAGCTTTGGACTGATGTTGGGAGCCGACACCAACAACTTCTTTCTATATCAGCTCAACGCGGTGCACGACAATACGTACATATACGTCCGGCCGCACAGATGGGCCGGCGGCGGCGCCGCGCTTCTGGGAGAGAACAACACCGGCATCCCTATTGAGGACTTTTTGGGGCGGGAACACAATCTGCGGCTGGAGATCGATCACGGGCGTCTCACCGGCTATCTGGACGGGAGCCTAGTGACCTACGACGGGCAGGAGGCACTGACGCACGACGCCATCCGAGAATTGGCCGGGGTCGGGGTCCGCGCCTATTACAACCCGAACAATACGGACAAGGACGCGGTTAAAATCAACAAGCTGGTGCTGCGGGACAGTCTGGGGCGCCTTGCCTACTATGACGATTTCACAGGCGCCAACTCCTTGGACCGGGGCACTGTGGAGGACGGACAGCTCGTTATCTGTCCGACCGGCACGGAGTCGGTGGAATGGCGCGCGTGGCAGCGGCCGGCGGACAGCCAGATATACTCCGCGCAAGCGGACGTGCAGATCGGAGCCTGCGCGGCGGGGTTTGTGTTGGGTGCTCAAGACAGCAGCCATTTTTATATGTGGCAGCTAAACACCTTCGACTACCCGGCTTGGTCGGCGCCGGCGGCGGAGAAACTGACGTATCTGCGTCCGCACCTGTGGAACGGCGGGCCGTCGGAGTACGGCCAGGATGTGAACGTCAACGACGTCGTGAGCAAGGCGGAGGTGGAGAGCGCACCGGTGACTCTTCGCGTGGATGTGAATAACGGGACGCTCACGACCTATCTCAATGGTGTGCGGGTGGACCAAAGAACCAGCGCCCAGCACTACGGCATCGGCGCCGTGGGGGCCCGACAGGCAAAAGACACGAATTCTCCTGTGCCGGAGACAGGGTATTTCGACAACATCCTGCTGCGGGATACGGGTGGCCGCGTGGTCTCGTCTGATGACTTTGAAGACGGGGTCAACCACTACGAGGGCGCCGGCGCCTCTCTTGAGGGCGGGCGGCTGAAGGCATCCGGCGGCAGCGGCCGGGAGGTCTTTCTGCGCGCCGATACGACGCCGGCGCCGCAGGGCGCGTCCCGCGTGCCGCTGCTTCGCAAGGACTTTACGACCAAGGACAAAGAGATTGCCCGCGCGGTCGTGTACGCCAGTGCGCTGGGGCATTACGAACTGCAGCTGAACGGCGACAAGGTGGGCGAGGACTATATGGCCCCCGGCTGGACGGAATACGATACGCGTGTGCAGTACCAGGCGTACGACGTGACGGCGCAGGTGACGAAAAACGCGGTGAGCAGCCTGGGTGCCATGCTTGCGCCCGGTTGGTACGCCGGGAATATCTCCATCCTGGGCAACCGGATCTACGGCAGCACGCAGGCGCTAATCGCGAATCTGGTGATCGAGTATGCGGACGGCGAGAAACAGACCGTTGTGACGGACGGGACATGGACATACTCCCTAGACGGACCGATCCTTGAGACGGATATGTTTGACGGGGAGAGCTACGACGCCGCCCGGGAACTTGGCGGCGGCAAGTACGGCTGGGCCGTTCCCAGTTTTGACAACAGCGCATGGGGCACGGCGGGCGTCCTGTTCGACCGTGCGTTCGGTGTCAAGACAGATGCCTCCGGCGACAACACCATCGCCCTGACGGCGCAGATTGGTCCGACGGTCAGGCAGATCCGGACGTTGACGCCGGTCTCTAT
This sequence is a window from Oscillospiraceae bacterium. Protein-coding genes within it:
- a CDS encoding ABC transporter permease, which produces MLARGLWETLYMTLVSTALAYLLGLPLGILLVVTGRDGLHPLRVFHSGLGLFVNLARSIPFLILLIAVLPFTRLVIGTTIGSTATIVPLVLGAAPFIARLVESSLGEVDKGAVEAAKSMGASPSQIIGKVLLPEARPSLLLGAAIALTTILGYSAMAGIVGGGGLGDIAIRYGYYRYQRDTMLITVAVLVVIVQIFQEFGAKVAKLTDKR
- a CDS encoding ATP-binding cassette domain-containing protein yields the protein MSEAILQIRGLCKRYPDGLLALDQVDLDVRAGEIFGIIGKSGAGKSTLARCVNFLEHPTAGEVLFEGRSLSALTRRQLYEVRQSIGMIFQQFNLLMQRSVRANVRFPLEIAGRNRAEARARADELLALVGLTQKADSYPAQLSGGQRQRVAIARALATKPRLLICDEATSALDPGTTQDILSLLEDINRRLGLTILVITHEMPVVQTLCHRVAILDESRVVEVGPVREVFRAPRTEAARALVHSDGGAAARLLRLLAERGLTPEEVLARV